In Pantoea agglomerans, the genomic stretch GAAGTCGCGAAAGAGGTGCGCCAGCTGCTCGCGGCTGCGGAAAAGTACCTGGCGGTCGGCAAAAGTGAAGGCGGGTGGCTGCAGATAGCTGAGCGTGGACCAGAGCACTTCCACGCGCTGGTGAAACCAGGCAGGCCAGCTGTTCTGCTGGGTGCTGTCAACGGTGCCCACCAGGCCGTGGCTGCTGATGCGATGCCAGGCGAGCAGCCCCTCCACCACCTCTTCGCACAGCTGCTGCCAGCGAGCGGCGTCGCGGGTCGGCGCCTCGGCGGAGACGCCGTTGAGGCGCGCCATCAGCAGCATTTCATGCACCGGCGGCTGCTGGCTCAGCACCAGGCCATAGACCGCCGGCACGGCGATTAGCCCTTCATGGCCGAGCAGCGCCAGCTTTTTCGCCTCCAGCGCAGCGCGTCCCTGATGACGGAAATATTTCGCCACCAGCGGCATCGGTTTGTCCTGGCGATCGTAGAGCGCATAAAGCCGCGTCGGCGGCTGTTCGCTGATGGTTTCGAGCCGGCCAACCGTCTCGCCTAACACCAGCGACAGTTCAGATTTGAGACTTTCCATGCATCCTCCTCAAGGAAAACATCACACCATCCTGGAGGCCTCAGCGGGCAAAAATATGGAAACAGATCAATAAAAGCGTCGGGGATGGCTCCCCGACGCCGTTAGCCCTGCAGCGCGGCGCGCACGCGCGCCAGATCTTCTGGCGTATCCACGCCTGTTCCCGGCACGGTTTCCGCAACGGCAACATGGATCTTTTCGCCATACCAGAGCACGCGAAGCTGCTCCAGCAGTTCGATACGCTCCAGCGGGCAAGGTGCCCAGGCGACGTAGCGACGAATAAAACCGGCGCGATAGGCGTAGATGCCGATGTGGCGCAGCAGCGTATCGCCGATCGCCTCGCGGGAGGCGGCGTAGCGCTCGCGATCCCAGGGAATGGTGGCGCGTGAGAAATAGAGTGCATAGCCCTGCGCGTCCATCACCACCTTCACTGCGTTGGGGTTAAACGCCTCTTCCGCATCATGAATCGGCACCGCCAGCGTTGCCATGCCCGCCTGCGCGCCCGCCAGGTTCGCCGCCACCTGGCGTACGATTTCCGGTGGGATCAGCGGCTCGTCGCCCTGCACGTTGACGATAATCTCATCGTCGGCGAATCCGCAGGTTTCGATCACCTCAGCCAGCCGCTCGGTGCCCGACTGATGGTCAGCGCGCGTCATGCAGACTTCACCGCCCGCCGCTTCAACCGCCGTTTTCACATCCGGATGGTCGGTGGCGACAATCACGCGGCTGGCGCCGGAGGCGCGCGCGCGCTCCATCACATGAACGATCATCGGCTTACCGGCGATATCGACCAGCGGTTTGCCGGGCAGGCGCGTTGAGGCGTAGCGCGCGGGAATAATCGCCGTGAAACTCATGGGTGGATCTCTTCCACGGCGAGGGTGCGCGCTTCGTTTTCCAGCAGCACTGGAATACCGTCGCGTACCGGAAAGGCCAGCGCGTCAGGTTTGCAGATCAGCTCCTGCTGGGCATTGTTGTAGTAAAGCTTGCCGTTGCACACCGGGCAGGCAACAATTTCGAGTAAACGGTGATCCATATGTCCTCCATTGCGGACCGATTGCATAAGGCGCTAAGGATACCATAGCGCAGTGTCTCAG encodes the following:
- a CDS encoding fructosamine kinase family protein, which produces MESLKSELSLVLGETVGRLETISEQPPTRLYALYDRQDKPMPLVAKYFRHQGRAALEAKKLALLGHEGLIAVPAVYGLVLSQQPPVHEMLLMARLNGVSAEAPTRDAARWQQLCEEVVEGLLAWHRISSHGLVGTVDSTQQNSWPAWFHQRVEVLWSTLSYLQPPAFTFADRQVLFRSREQLAHLFRDFDDPCVMLHGNLRLTSIVKNARSDQLLAMTQPGAILWGPREYELRQLGESPAEQALMARYLQCAPVSEGFLWRRWLYQLWDCIEGLVQYGEFDRARFDYARAQLLPWLG
- the kdsB gene encoding 3-deoxy-manno-octulosonate cytidylyltransferase codes for the protein MSFTAIIPARYASTRLPGKPLVDIAGKPMIVHVMERARASGASRVIVATDHPDVKTAVEAAGGEVCMTRADHQSGTERLAEVIETCGFADDEIIVNVQGDEPLIPPEIVRQVAANLAGAQAGMATLAVPIHDAEEAFNPNAVKVVMDAQGYALYFSRATIPWDRERYAASREAIGDTLLRHIGIYAYRAGFIRRYVAWAPCPLERIELLEQLRVLWYGEKIHVAVAETVPGTGVDTPEDLARVRAALQG
- a CDS encoding Trm112 family protein yields the protein MDHRLLEIVACPVCNGKLYYNNAQQELICKPDALAFPVRDGIPVLLENEARTLAVEEIHP